The following are encoded in a window of Anopheles stephensi strain Indian chromosome X, UCI_ANSTEP_V1.0, whole genome shotgun sequence genomic DNA:
- the LOC118505467 gene encoding uncharacterized protein K02A2.6-like yields the protein METVLQGLTNVVSFYDDIIVFAANFEELLVALTSTLSRLQQSGLKLNRSKCVFAVSSLECLGHRIDHEGLHKSTKHIEAIRDAPRPSSPEELQLFLGKATYYSAFIPNLSSRTKVLRDMLQASNFVWSPEADRAYQDVKLTLISPQVLMQYDPSLPLLLATDASKTGLGAVLSHRLSNGTERPIAYASCSMTTTEQRYPIIDKEALAIVWAIKNFFHYLYARKFTLITDHKPLTQIFHPEKSLPTLCIRRMANYADYLSHFNFTIEYRPTKLNTNAEYCSRIPSTSKLSDVNSLFLHKGGDSRDEFEEFMLHQIQQLPLRAEHIAQETRKDPQLGKIIQDLELGRNLEHAGYKAPESKYTMVANCLLLEHRVVIPTILRPAILNDLHTAHIGMVRMKALARSYVYWPGIDTDIERTAKSCCECARQATSPPKFSNHHWQYPNNPWDRIHVDYAGPIFGTMLLIVVDAFSKWVEVKPTQSTTTAATIQLLDDLFAAYGAPVTIVSDNGTQFTSSEFKAFLQQSGVKFHKLSAPYHPATNGQAERYVQTVKRALRAMETTSSNLQTNINQFLQQYRKVPHSETGESPAKMFLGRNIRTRLDLARPRDAHARLIEKQQTRFEPTYRSFLPGQQIYCLSGNPRMDKWIPATIHSRLGDLHYDVLYQG from the coding sequence ATGGAAACAGTATTGCAAGGCTTAACCAACGTTGTCAGCTTCTACGACGATATCATTGTTTTTGCGGCGAATTTCGAAGAGCTTCTAGTAGCCCTCACTTCTACGTTGAGTCGACTTCAACAAAGTGGACTCAAACTGAACCGCTCAAAATGCGTCTTCGCTGTGTCATCACTAGAATGTCTGGGACATCGCATTGATCATGAAGGCTTACACAAATCAACGAAGCACATCGAAGCCATACGAGATGCCCCACGACCATCGTCACCGGAAGAGCTACAACTGTTCTTAGGGAAGGCTACATACTACTCCGCCTTCATCCCGAACCTTTCCTCACGAaccaaagtgctgcgcgatatgTTACAGGCAAGCAATTTCGTGTGGTCACCGGAAGCGGATAGAGCCTACCAGGACGTGAAGCTAACATTGATTTCACCTCAGGTCCTTATGCAATATGATCCATCTTTGCCTCTCCTTTTAGCCACTGATGCCAGCAAAACAGGTCTAGGCGCTGTTCTATCACATCGGTTAAGTAATGGAACTGAGCGACCAATTGCCTATGCCAGCTGCAGCATGACTACTACAGAACAACGGTACCCGATCATAGACAAGGAAGCTCTGGCAATTGTTTGGGCGATTAAAAATTTCTTCCATTACCTGTACGCCCGTAAGTTCACACTTATAACGGACCATAAGCCTCTGACGCAGATTTTCCACCCGGAAAAATCGCTGCCGACCTTATGCATCAGGAGAATGGCAAACTACGCCGATTATTTGTCGCACTTCAACTTTACAATCGAGTATCGACCGACAAAGCTAAACACCAATGCCGAATATTGTTCCCGTATTCCGAGCACATCCAAGCTATCTGATGTGAACAGCCTCTTTCTTCACAAGGGAGGAGACAGCCGCGATGAATTTGAAGAATTCATGTTGCATCAGATCCAGCAGCTGCCATTACGAGCGGAACACATCGCACAGGAGACACGGAAAGATCCTCAGCTAGGAAAAATAATTCAGGACCTCGAATTGGGGCGAAACCTCGAACACGCTGGATATAAGGCACCGGAAAGCAAATACACCATGGTAGCTAACTGCCTTCTCTTGGAGCATCGTGTAGTTATCCCAACCATCCTTCGTCCAGCTATCCTGAACGACCTTCACACTGCACACATCGGTATGGTCAGGATGAAAGCGTTGGCACGTTCATATGTCTACTGGCCGGGCATCGACACAGACATCGAACGAACAGCCAAATCATGCTGCGAATGCGCACGACAAGCTACATCACCGCCCAAGTTCAGCAACCATCACTGGCAGTATCCAAATAACCCGTGGGACAGAATACACGTCGATTACGCTGGACCCATATTTGGAACGATGTTGCTAATCGTCGTGGACGCCTTCAGCAAGTGGGTTGAAGTCAAGCCAACCCAATCAACAACTACTGCTGCAACCATCCAACTGTTGGATGACTTGTTTGCCGCGTATGGAGCACCGGTAACAATTGTGTCGGACAACGGGACACAATTTACATCTTCTGAATTCAAGGCGTTCCTACAACAAAGTGGTGTCAAATTCCACAAGTTGTCTGCTCCATACCATCCGGCGACCAACGGACAGGCCGAACGCTACGTCCAAACAGTCAAGCGTGCTTTGCGAGCGATGGAGACAACTAGCAGCAACCTGCAGACGAACATCAATCAGTTTCTGCAGCAGTATCGCAAAGTTCCCCACAGCGAAACGGGAGAGTCGCCAGCAAAGATGTTCCTAGGTCGCAACATCAGGACACGACTCGATCTAGCTCGACCCCGAGATGCACACGCTAGACTCATAGAGAAGCAGCAGACACGATTCGAACCAACGTATCGTTCATTCCTCCCAGGACAACAAATCTATTGCTTGTCTGGCAACCCGAGGATGGACAAATGGATTCCTGCAACGATACACTCTCGCCTTGGTGATCTACACTACGACGTCCTCTACCAGGGATGA